CAATAGAACTGTGCAATAAAAAGTATCGCCTCAAATGATCatcaaaaataacaaaatttgatttattttttttttctatttctatcaTCTCGCAGAGGACAGCCCAAAGTTTCTAATGACACAAATTTCACCTTATTTGAAGCTATATAACTCTAGATATGGCTATTGCAAGATTACTGTTCATGTCTGATCGAAATTTCAAGTTCTTGCAACTTCAAACACATAATCAATTTCAATCTCAAGAACAACCATCAATCATCATCATTAGCATACATGTAAATCTCATTTCAACAACTAGTTTTTCATCTATAGtagtaattatttaatataagtcttttatttatacagAATAGAATAGTTAAATCACTTACTTCTGCTATCCCTTGATCCTAGTAAATTTGCAGCAGCATCAGCCACTTGGTCTGTTGTCATAACATCAAAATattctcaattttattattttaacataaaaataaattagtatccTATCTTTTCTCTCTAATCtccttaatatatatatatatatatatatatatatatatatactattaaacattaaaattgaatagtaACAGCCACTTACCCCCTTTTAATTTTGCTTAATTTCTTTACTTATGCTTTGTTGAATATCAATTTTTGTCCCTAGTCTTCAACAACCTCCTTGCAGAGATTTTCCTCTTTTGGCCTTTGAATACAAGGCCAACAACTCTctccaattttttattttcactctATAACAACACTTCAGCTTATTTAACCCTTACCCTTTTCTTATTGTTGCcacttttcctttctctttcttttttgtttcacTAATTTGGTCTTTAATTGAAGCTTAAAGAGCCTATATAGTCCTCCAactttcaatttcattatGGATTTAATTACTAGCTTTttatgatatgcatgttatataattaaatataaatgagCAGGTAGGTGTTACACAAATCAACCACTGGTGGAGCCAGGAGGGATCGAAGGTGGCCATGACCTCCTAAGTGGAATAAGttttaaagataaacaaattaatatatgtttatatttaaagtatcaaaaatttattaaaatttaattttgtgaGAGAGCGTGGAAAAACTAATTGgattttatctaaatttgtcgttaaaaaattattaattaagtttggttttatattatttacctcttaatttttatgtaatatacAGATTGCttcctatattttattttatactaaaatttttttacattctAAAagttaatacaatttaaaaactaaattgataaaaaaatatatcttgatcctcaaattttttattaaagttacAATTTactgtaataaaattaaaaataagaatagtatctattttattttaatcatttaaaattaatttatttgaatttttaatattttaattaatataaatacttttaagatatttaaattttattaaaatttaattatgttaaaaattaaaataattaaaaaatactagttaactattttttacagacattaaaattaatttttgtataaaaaattagacaaaagagttttaatataataaataaagtataaagagcaatttatatattacaccAAAGTTTAGAGggcaaaaaaattaaaaccaagCATAGTTaaagattatttaataaaaagttaaacaGAAACagattttagtataaaattatatatttttaaataatagataataattaatataatatgaaaaaaaaaacaaagagcAATATTTgctcattttctttctattaatttattatattgctAAAAAtggtaatatttaaataaaagaatagataatttaataatatagattTTTCTTCAATATTAACTCATCTTTATTGGAGGAGTATCTAGTAGTTTAATCTcttatttgtctttttttatcatttattataatggttaaaagtattttaagcCTTAAATgtctagaatttaaaaatggaaaaagtaAGAATTTATGTGAAGAGTTAGAAAAAGAGTTAGGAATTCTGATATATtccaaaaattataattacgATAGTAAATTTTGGTTAATAATTCTATCAgatgttaaattaaaaatgaatgtTATAGCACATTGCTAATTCGggataaacaaataaaaatactttgtgaggttttaaataaaagattaaataagaTTAGAAAATTCCGATTCCTCTACTCACTCTTACGTCGGCTGTAAGCAATCTAAGTGAGGTTTTAATGCTGATTTCATGGCCAAATCACCTCAAATCTCTGCTCTTAGCTTGTAAACACAAAACAGCCATGACCCAAATCCACGCTCTCATTCTCACAACTGGACTCTTCTTCAACGACGCAAACTCCATTGCCCAACTCATAGCATCATATGGGCGCATTAACAACATCATTCCCGCCCGCAATGTATTTGAAAAAATGCCTCAAAGAAGTATAAATGCATGGAATTCAATGATCATCGCATATTCTCGCACAAACTACCCAGATGAAGTGCTGAATCTTTACTATAGAATGATATCCGAGGGAATTAAACCTGACAGCTCAACTTTCACTGTTACTCTAAAGGCGTGTTCAAGCTTAATGGATTTAGATATGGGAGAAATAATTTGGAATCAAGCAGTAGATTTTGGATATGGGTTTGATGTGTTTGTTGTGTCTTCGGTTTTGAATTTGTATGCTAAAAGTGGAAAAATGGACAAGGCGAAAATTGTATTCGACAAAATGGTGAAAAGGGATGTTGTGAGTTGGACTACTATGATAACAGGTTTTGCGCAAAGTGGGAGACCATTGGACGCGATTGATATTTATAGGACAATGCAGAAGGAGAGAACTGAAGGAGATGGAGTTGTGATGGTAGGGTTGATTCAGGCTTGTACTAGTCTTGGGGATTCAAAATTTGGTCTTTCTGTTCATGGACATATGGTTCGGAGAGAAATGAATATGGATAATGTTCTTCAAACTAGCCTCATTGATATGTATGCTAAGAATGGGAAATTGGAGCTTGCTTCACGTGTGTTTGAGGGTATCCCATACAAGAGTGTTATTTCTTGGGGGGCATTGATATCTGGCTTTGCTCAAAATGGTTTTGCAAATAAGACTCTTGCATCGTTGGTTGAGATGCAGAATTCTGGGTTCAAACCAGATTTAGTTTCTCTTATTAGTTCGCTTTCGGCATGTGCCCAAGTTGGTAATTTGAAGGTAGGAAAATCTTTGCATGGGCATATTGTTAAAAGACTTTATTTGGACAAAGTTTCAGGTACTGCATTGATTGACATGTATGCAAAATGTGGGGCACTTACTTTTGCGCGTGCCTTATTTGACCAGATAGAACCTAGGGACTTGATATTGTGGAATGCAATGATATCTAGCTACGGAATCCATGGAGATGGAATAGAAGCTCTTTCACTATTCCTCaagatgaaagaaacaaacataACCCCAGATCATGCAACTTTTGCTTCACTTCTCTCAGCTTGTAGCCACTCTGGTCTAGTAGAAGAAGGTCAATACTGGTTTCATGTTCTGATTGATAAGTCTAAAATCCAACCGAGTGAGAAGCATTATGCTTGTATGGTTGATTTATTGAGTCGGGCAGGACAAGTGGAAGAAGCTTATCAGCTTATAGAATCAATGCACATCAAACCAGGACTTGCAATTTGGGTTGCTCTTTTGTCAGGTTGCctcaatcataaaaatttattgattggAGAAATGGTAGCCAAGAAGATTCTTGAGTCAAACCCGGATGACTTGGGAATATATGTTTTGGTTTCAAACTTCTTTTCCATGGCCAAGAAGTGGGATGACGCAGCTGTATTTAGAAAGATCATGAAAAACACAGGAATGAGGAAAGTACCCGGTTACAGTGCAGTGGAAGTGAATGGTGACCTTCAAGCTTTTCTAATGGAAGACAAGAACCACAATCAATATCAAGATATCTTGCAAATATTGGACATTTTGGATAATGAGATGAGATCTATTAGATGTTTCTCAGAGACCGAGTTGGTGTTTCAGGATACTGAGAAATGATAGGACATATATCATataatcaatttgagaaccTTGATGAGAATCAGCCTGATCTGATAATCCAATTAGCATCTGCTTTTTATAGAACTTGTCTTTCTAACCAGTATTAGCACTGGAAATGGCAAAGCAACCTTCAGTAGACACTATATCCCAGCCCTTGCACTTCGCATCGAGCAAAAGGTCTCCCATAGCAGGGTCCACAAGCATATGGTGAGAAACGGGATATCTGATGTTGTCATTTCCTCTGCCTGCCTCCTAATTGGGTGTCCCCTCACTCTCCATGTCCAGGGAACCTGCTGAGGAAAGAGGATAGTTTAGGCAGGAGCAGGAAATTTTGGGATTTCCTTCTTGATCAATGACAACTGCAGCATCTTCATCATATCTATTATCATACCGTCATCATGTTTGAGTACTGTACTTCTGGGGTAAAGATGAACATATTGATTCATTTTGGGACTGGAGCTTTCATGTTTGCTTGAGAAAGCAAAGGCCTGGAAGGTAGAAAAGTATTGCAAACTCATTCTTCAACTGCTGGACAACATGGAAGTATTATGGACCAGGCTTCCGTCTGAAAACTGAGGCTTCGCATGGGGATCTGACTTTTACGCCCTAGGATTTCTCTAaatcaagaagaggaaacaTAGGCCATGACTACGTAATATGTGCTTGCTCACTCTCTATTCCTGTTCAATGTTCATAAACAGTAAGATGTGGTAGAATAGGTTGCTGCGAGCTGCTCTTCAAGAAGCAACCGAATTCCCAATTTTATGTGGTGAACTGATAATTATTACTTTGTTCATCCTATGCGACTCAGGTGTTTTGAGAAATAGCAATAACGCATTTGCATACTTTTCCTGCAGGTACTTGCGATTGCCTCCTCGATACTCTCTGGAACTTGCAGATGACAACTGAGAGCATATCACTTCCACTGTTTGGGAActtgtttcattttattttaatttgtttgatttaCCTGAATAGTGGCGAGTCTCAATGTGAAAACCGAAAGTGGATACCTGGATATAACTACATCATGTTTGGCATGAAATAAACATCTTTCCATGCGTGCATGGTTGACGTTTTAGGCATTGAATGTTGATTAGAGGAACAATCTTAGTTATCTGCTATATCTATCATCTCTGATCTGATTATGATTTTGCCCCAAGTCCTTCACTGTTGCGTGGTGACACTGGTACTCCCAACAAGACAAACTGGCGGGCACAGAAAGAAATGGGAAGAACATTACATTTAGGAACAGTTCCAATTCTTCCAACTATCCACTCCCTGTTTGAAAAATATGGATCCCATCCCATTAACAACCTAAATCACAAACCTATATCAGTAGGAGAAAGCTATATGGAAAGATAAGTCACTATCAACAActgaaaacaaagaaaaatgagcCAAAGAATCTAGATTGaagcaaaattacaaaatttccATCCCGGTCAAGTTAACCCATTTCCTTTTCTGAGAAACATCGCTAGCGCCTCCTTTTAACCAATGAAGATGCATCAACCAATAGCCATTGCCATTTTCTGTGAAATCAAGGACATTTGTTCTGCAACACGGCTGGAACACAGAACTACTTCACAAAGCCCGACTTATTCAGCAACTTACAAATACCCTCAGCTCTTGTATCCCAGACCTTGAGCCTGAAGATTTTGGTTGTCTTCCAAAAGACGGTCGTATTCTAGTAACAGGTCGGCAGATTGTTTCTGAAGGGATACAACATGGGCCTCTGCAGTTTCAATCTGCTTGTCCTTCTGTTCATTTTCCAACTTAAGCTTCTCCAAATTCTCCGATAGAGTAGAAACTTGTTTCCTTAGTTGCTCTATTTCCATGGAAGATTTATCTTCCTTCTCTTTAAGCTGCATTTTCTCTTTCTGAAGCCTTTCAACTTCCTCTTTCGAAGACCCAATGTTAATCCTCAATCCAATAAGCTTTGTAAGATAATGGTGCATACGATCAATTATGAACCCAAGAAACAGGGTGAACCCTGCAAGATCAAGTTCAAGCCattaatcaattttcatcTTCACTTGTTTATATGGTAAAAGCAGCTTACCCTTGAAGGGGAAGCAGCATGCTGTATTTGGATATCTCACAATAACAGAGGCAAATACTGGAAGGAGTAAATCATCCCGAAGCTATAACAGATGAATTATAAGAAAAGGGGAAAGATGTTCTTTTTTATCCGCTATCCGGATACCAAGGTGCACTCAAGTTTAAAATAACAGTTGGGAGG
The sequence above is drawn from the Ricinus communis isolate WT05 ecotype wild-type chromosome 7, ASM1957865v1, whole genome shotgun sequence genome and encodes:
- the LOC8264928 gene encoding putative pentatricopeptide repeat-containing protein At3g25060, mitochondrial, with amino-acid sequence MLISWPNHLKSLLLACKHKTAMTQIHALILTTGLFFNDANSIAQLIASYGRINNIIPARNVFEKMPQRSINAWNSMIIAYSRTNYPDEVLNLYYRMISEGIKPDSSTFTVTLKACSSLMDLDMGEIIWNQAVDFGYGFDVFVVSSVLNLYAKSGKMDKAKIVFDKMVKRDVVSWTTMITGFAQSGRPLDAIDIYRTMQKERTEGDGVVMVGLIQACTSLGDSKFGLSVHGHMVRREMNMDNVLQTSLIDMYAKNGKLELASRVFEGIPYKSVISWGALISGFAQNGFANKTLASLVEMQNSGFKPDLVSLISSLSACAQVGNLKVGKSLHGHIVKRLYLDKVSGTALIDMYAKCGALTFARALFDQIEPRDLILWNAMISSYGIHGDGIEALSLFLKMKETNITPDHATFASLLSACSHSGLVEEGQYWFHVLIDKSKIQPSEKHYACMVDLLSRAGQVEEAYQLIESMHIKPGLAIWVALLSGCLNHKNLLIGEMVAKKILESNPDDLGIYVLVSNFFSMAKKWDDAAVFRKIMKNTGMRKVPGYSAVEVNGDLQAFLMEDKNHNQYQDILQILDILDNEMRSIRCFSETELVFQDTEK
- the LOC8262796 gene encoding B-cell receptor-associated protein 31 gives rise to the protein MIQLLFLVLFAEGIVALLLLVKIGPLRELVIKSLDQLKMGKGPATVKTIASTMSVILLSSLMSIIKIQNKGAKLGTMSPMDQVLWRTHLLEASLIGFTLFLGFIIDRMHHYLTKLIGLRINIGSSKEEVERLQKEKMQLKEKEDKSSMEIEQLRKQVSTLSENLEKLKLENEQKDKQIETAEAHVVSLQKQSADLLLEYDRLLEDNQNLQAQGLGYKS